The proteins below come from a single Eucalyptus grandis isolate ANBG69807.140 chromosome 3, ASM1654582v1, whole genome shotgun sequence genomic window:
- the LOC120286172 gene encoding uncharacterized protein LOC120286172, with the protein MTAMPFFTSVVSNGDQLRQNSDHHHLLVRTTHVFFLSVSFAFNCAVSNLDSRAQRRSAGDHGRPQRSGAAGRPQRPRGPQEGLPRPPLRPQVLRRRRRPARLRLLPAVKALLELETESDSLLSRDPNLSALSAHLSTLRSLVSAQPKSRGHGLGSFLARRASAHSISRVAESIESEIQAWIDRETVEKLVAGLRGKGCGDEEELVQLLSQLEARVLRGFERELQDLLLRSRLFGLLETALCNQNCSKRIREHIGFAIAALIRFNKDVFVGQVLMGATIRALITMASAHSLRVLCSLIKSIKSPLVDEIESNGQIPKIINFLSHEDLQVKVVVMDCILEIGYFGRKEAIEAMIEEGLVKKLVELQRSELGGDLIDLGRFEESEIETESVTNAGKSKTRRFLESHPFASCVARFAVQLEVGEGLRGREKRAFKQEILARVREASANDAEAATIVAEVLWGSSP; encoded by the exons ATGACGGCAATGCCCTTCTTCACAAGTGTGGTCAGTAATGGAGATCAATTACGACAG AACTCAGACCACCACCACCTTCTTGTCCGAACGACACACGTTTTCttcctctctgtctctttcGCATTCAATTGCGCAGTCTCGAATCTTGATTCTAGAGCGCAGCGCCGCAGCGCCGGCGACCATGGAAGACCCCAACGATCCGGCGCCGCCGGACGTCCTCAGCGTCCTCGAGGCCCTCAAGAAGGCCTCCCACGACCTCCACTCCGACCCCAagtcctccgccgccgccgccgccccgcccgACTCCGGTTGCTCCCCGCCGTCAAGGCCCTCCTCGAGCTCGAGACCGAGTCCGACAGCCTCCTCTCCCGGGACCCCAACCTCTCCGCCCTCTCCGCCCACCTCTCCACCCTCCGCTCCCTCGTCTCCGCCCAGCCCAAGTCCCGCGGCCACGGCCTCGGCTCGTTCCTGGCCCGCCGGGCCTCCGCCCACTCCATCTCCCGCGTCGCCGAGTCGATCGAGTCCGAAATCCAGGCGTGGATCGACCGGGAGACCGTCGAGAAGCTGGTCGCGGGGCTCCGGGGGAAGGGGTGCGGGGACGAGGAGGAGCTGGTGCAGCTGCTGAGTCAGCTCGAGGCCCGAGTCCTGCGAGGGTTCGAAAGGGAACTGCAG GACTTGTTGCTGAGGTCGAGGCTCTTTGGGTTGCTGGAGACGGCTCTGTGTAATCAAAATTGCTCGAAGAGGATCAGAGAGCACATCGGTTTCGCAATTGCGGCTCTGATTCGGTTCAACAAGGACGTTTTCGTGGGCCAAGTGCTCATGGGGGCGACAATCCGGGCATTGATTACCATGGCCTCTGCGCACTCCCTGAGGGTGCTCTGTTCCCTCATCAAATCGATCAAGTCCCCGCTCGTCGACGAGATCGAATCGAACGGCCAAATACCGAAAATCATAAATTTCCTCAGCCACGAGGACCTGCAGGTCAAGGTGGTGGTCATGGACTGCATTCTCGAGATTGGGTACTTTGGGCGGAAGGAGGCCATCGAGGCCATGATCGAAGAAGGGCTAGTCAAGAAGCTCGTGGAGTTGCAGAGATCGGAGTTGGGTGgcgatttgattgatttgggAAGGTTCGAGGAGAGCGAGATCGAGACCGAGAGCGTGACCAATGCGGGCAAGAGCAAGACCAGGAGGTTCTTGGAGAGCCACCCGTTTGCGAGCTGTGTGGCTAGGTTCGCGGTCCAGCTCGAGGTCGGCGAAGGGCTGAGGGGCAGAGAGAAGAGGGCGTTCAAGCAGGAGATACTGGCGAGAGTGAGGGAGGCGTCGGCAAACGATGCCGAGGCCGCCACCATTGTCGCCGAGGTCTTGTGGGGCTCTTCACCTTGA
- the LOC104436240 gene encoding LOW QUALITY PROTEIN: bifunctional purple acid phosphatase 26 (The sequence of the model RefSeq protein was modified relative to this genomic sequence to represent the inferred CDS: inserted 2 bases in 2 codons; deleted 1 base in 1 codon) has product MQSFLWFISTLFVFLSYVENTFGGIXSTFIRSQWPSVDIPLDNEVFAVPKGHNAPQQVHITQGDYDGKAVIISWVTSDEPGSSEVQYGTTTGKYDHSAEGKSSSYSFYKYKSGYIHHCLLDGLEYDTKYYYKVGSGGSSREFWFQTPPTIDPDASYKFGIIGDLGQTYNSLSTVQHYMVSGAQAVMFLGDLSYADRYKYNDIGLRWDTWGRFIEQTAAFQPWIWCAGNHEIEYLPYLEELDPFKSYLHRYPTPYLASKSTSPLWYAIRRASAHIIVLSSYSSFVKYTLQWMWLREEFKRVDRKKTPWLIVLMHVPXYDSNDVHFMEGESMRAVFEKWFVRNRVDIVFAGHVHAYERSYRISNIQYNVSSGDRNPVPDRSAPLYITVGDGGNQEGLAGRFRDPQPDYSAFREASYGHSTLEIKNRTHAFYHWNRNDDGKKVETDSFILHNQYWVSSFRRRKLKKHRS; this is encoded by the exons ATGCAGTCCTTCCTTTGGTTCATTTCAACATTATTCGTCTTCCTGAGCTATGTGGAGAATACATTTGGTGGAA CGAGTACTTTCATTCGATCACAGTGGCCATCAGTTGATATCCCGCTTGATAATGAAGTTTTTGCAGTTCCAAAGGGTCATAATGCACCGCAACAA GTTCATATCACCCAAGGTGACTATGATGGAAAGGCTGTCATTATATCATGGGTCACATCTGATGAACCAGGATCCAGTGAGGTACAGTATGGCACCACGACGGGAAAGTATGATCATTCTGCTGAAGGAAAAAGTTCAAGCTACTCTTTTTACAAGTATAAATCTGGCTACATCCATCATTGCCTGCTTGATGGCCTTGAG TATGATACCAAGTACTATTACAAAGTAGGAAGTGGTGGTTCTTCTCGAGAATTTTGGTTTCAAACACCACCAACAATTGACCCAGATGCTTCATACAAGTTTGGAATTATTG GTGATCTGGGCCAGACTTATAATTCGCTTTCCACTGTTCAGCATTACATGGTGAGTGGAGCACAGGCAGTCATGTTTCTGGGGGATCTTTCTTATGCCGATAGATACAAGTACAATGATATTGGGCTAAGATGGGATACATGGGGTCGTTTTATTGAACAAACTGCGGCATTTCAGCCATGGATCTGGTGTGCTGGGAACCATGAAATAGAATATCTGCCTTACTTG GAGGAGCTTGATCCATTCAAATCCTACCTGCATCGATATCCAACACCTTATTTGGCCTCAAAAAGCACCAGTCCTCTTTGGTATGCCATCAGACGAGCTTCTGCCCACATAATCGTGCTTTCAAGCTACTCTTCCTTTG TGAAATACACACTTCAGTGGATGTGGCTGCGAGAAGAATTTAAAAGGGTAGACAGA AAAAAGACACCTTGGCTTATTGTTCTGATGCATGTTC TTTACGATAGCAATGATGTACACTTCATGGAGGGCGAAAGTATGAGAGCAGTGtttgaaaagtggtttgttCGCAACAGAGTTGATATTGTTTTTGCTGGGCATGTTCATGCTTATGAAAGATCG TATCGGATCTCAAATATACAATACAATGTCAGTAGTGGTGATCGCAACCCCGTACCAGATAGGTCTGCACCTTTATATATAACCGTTGGAGATGGAGGTAATCAGGAAGGCCTTGCTGGGAG GTTCAGGGATCCACAACCAGACTATTCTGCATTTCGTGAGGCCAGTTATGGCCATTCTACTTTGGAAATCAAGAACAGGACTCATGCATTTTACCATTGGAATCGGAACGATGACGGGAAGAAGGTGGAAACAGACTCTTTCATATTGCATAATCAGTATTG GGTAAGCAGTTTCCGGCGAAGAAAACTAAAGAAGCATCGTTCCTAG
- the LOC104436236 gene encoding LOW QUALITY PROTEIN: translocase of chloroplast 90, chloroplastic (The sequence of the model RefSeq protein was modified relative to this genomic sequence to represent the inferred CDS: inserted 5 bases in 5 codons), whose product MGFSQLLTNSLSSSRPLSGSDSFFGEAANEGPHEQAHADSPEVSQASVDQSASSNGTLESQHYPSQQQGLVENCSQSHSSSDRGKSNPMSKINDLQIKFXRILQRLGHQQDNLLAAKVLYRVQLATLIQSXEADPKVLKHMHDKARAQAAQEEAAGVPELDFSFKVLVLGRTGVGKSATINSIFDQTKVVTNAFQPATDSIREVTGTVGGMKITFVDTPGLCPSSTANMRRNRKILLSVKKYIRKSPPDIVLFLXRLDLINVNYSDFPLLKLLSEVFGNAIWFSTILVMTHASCSLPEGPNGYPVMYESYVGQCANLVQSYIHLAVSDSKIENPVLLVENHSQCRKNLVGEKVLPNGQVWKXSFLLLCVCMKVLSDANKFLEFRDSIALGPPNAKRQPSLPHLLSSLLRHRPSPSTGGADYEMDDSILSDMEEEDEYDQLPPIKILSRSQFEKLTKSQKKDYLDELDYRETLYMKKQLREELRRQRELREDKLLRKENSDYNDSSDNQETSSEPFLLPDMAVPPSFDSDCPLHRYRGLVTGEQLIVRPVLDPHGWDHDVGFDGINLETSIETKRNVYALVTGQMSKEKNDFSIHSECSAVYNSTSGPSYTLGLDVQSAGKDLMYTVHSNTRLNNLKHNIAECGLSLTRFGDKCYTGAKIEDTMHIGRRVKLVVNAGRLGAAEQVAYGGSFEATVRGXDYPVRTDSISLSMTVLSFDKETVLSGGLQSEFRLSRDTKVMINGNLNSRKMGQLSLKTSSSEHMEIALIALVSIIRGLFRRKITENVGTGSLESG is encoded by the exons ATGGGTTTTTCGCAGTTGTTGACCAATTCATTGTCCTCATCGAGGCCATTGTCCGGCAGCGACAGCTTTTTCGGCGAGGCAGCGAACGAGGGGCCTCATGAACAAG CCCATGCAGATTCTCCGGAAGTGTCTCAAGCTTCTGTTGATCAATCAGCTTCTTCTAATGGAACTCTAGAGAGTCAGCATTATCCCTCTCAACAGCAAGGTCTGGTTGAAAATTGTTCCCAATCTCACTCTAGCTCTGATAGAGGAAAGTCAAATCCTATGTCTAAGATCAACGATCTCCAAATTAAGT TGCGGATTCTCCAACGGCTTGGGCATCAACAGGACAACCTTTTGGCAGCGAAGGTCTTGTATCGGGTTCAACTAGCAACCTTGATTCAAT GGGAAGCAGATCCAAAAGTGTTGAAGCATATGCATGATAAGGCTAGAGCACAAGCAGCACAAGAAGAGGCTGCTGGTGTGCCTgaattagatttttcatttaAGGTACTTGTGCTGGGAAGAACCGGGGTTGGCAAGAGTGCAACAATAAACTCAATTTTTGATCAGACAAAGGTAGTCACTAATGCATTTCAACCAGCCACAGATTCCATTAGAGAGGTTACTGGAACTGTCGGTGGGATGAAAATAACTTTTGTTGATACTCCTGGTCTTTGTCCTTCTTCTACTGCTAACATGAGAAGAAATAGGAAGATTTTGCTCTCTGTGAAGAAGTATATCAGAAAGTCACCACCagatattgttttgtttt aacgCCTCGATCTTATCAACGTGAACTATAGTGACTTCCCTCTTCTGAAGCTTCTTAGCGAAGTTTTTGGCAACGCAATTTGGTTCAGCACAATCCTTGTTATGACACATGCTTCCTGTTCCCTCCCAGAGGGACCAAATGGTTATCCTGTCATGTATGAATCATATGTTGGTCAATGTGCCAATTTGGTTCAAAGCTACATTCATCTTGCTGTGTCAgattcaaaaattgagaatcctGTACTGTTGGTAGAGAACCATTCCCAGTGCAGAAAAAATTTAGTGGGAGAAAAAGTTCTTCCAAATGGGCAGGTTTGGA TCTCATTTTTGCTACTATGTGTGTGTATGAAAGTTCTCAGTGATGCTAACAAATTTCTGGAATTTAGAGACAGCATTGCTCTGGGACCACCAAATGCTAAGAGGCAGCCGTCTCTGCCTCACCTTCTCTCCTCCCTTCTCCGACATCGTCCTTCACCTAGTACTGGTGGTGCTGACTATGAGATGGATGATAGCATACTTTCGGacatggaggaagaagatgaatatgaTCAATTACCTcccataaaaattttatcaagaTCCCAGTTTGAGAAGTTGACCAAATCGCAGAAGAAGGATTATCTTGATGAGTTGGATTATCGGGAGACTCTCTATATGAAGAAACAGTTGAGAGAAGAGTTGCGGCGCCAGAGAGAGCTCAGAGAGGATAAGCTCTTGAGAAAGGAGAATTCAGACTACAACGACAGTTCTGACAATCAAGAAACATCCTCTGAGCCTTTTTTGTTACCAGATATGGCTGTACCTCCAAGTTTCGACTCAGACTGCCCGCTACATAGATATCGCGGCCTTGTCACTGGTGAACAGCTCATTGTCAGACCTGTTTTAGATCCCCATGGTTGGGACCATGATGTAGGTTTCGATGGAATTAATCTGGAGACATCCATTGAAACGAAAAGGAATGTATATGCCTTAGTCACTGGACAGATgagcaaagaaaagaatgatTTCAGTATCCACTCCGAGTGCTCTGCAGTTTACAACTCCACAAGTGGACCTTCTTATACTTTAGGTCTAGATGTTCAATCTGCTGGTAAAGATCTTATGTACACCGTGCACAGCAATACAAGGCTGAATAATCTGAAGCATAACATTGCTGAATGTGGACTTTCTTTGACACGTTTTGGAGACAAGTGTTATACTGGTGCCAAGATTGAAGACACTATGCACATTGGCCGGAGAGTCAAACTTGTAGTGAATGCTGGTCGATTAGGGGCTGCTGAACAAGTCGCATATGGTGGCAGCTTTGAAGCTACTGTTAGAG GGGACTACCCCGTGAGGACAGATAGCATAAGTCTGTCAATGACAGTCCTTTCTTTTGACAAAGAGACGGTGTTGAGTGGTGGTTTGCAGTCTGAGTTCCGTTTGAGCCGAGATACCAAAGTTATGATCAATGGGAATCTAAATAGCAGGAAAATGGGACAGCTTTCTCTTAAAACAAGTAGCTCGGAGCATATGGAGATTGCATTGATCGCACTGGTGTCAATTATTAGGGGCCTTTTCCGTAGAAAGATTACTGAAAACGTCGGCACAGGATCACTAGAGAGTGGATGA
- the LOC104436242 gene encoding probable beta-1,4-xylosyltransferase IRX9H: protein MASIRRTLSPVPRPGTLLNGEACSVSSPLSKSSSCAPTPSQTPSGGILSILVGSLDSLAFALRAFSQRPSRPYDRQKPRGQTWRRALFHFFICFVIGMFIGVTQFASMNASINFISKNHAISFEPSTTFRNNQLQDDAARNATPFYSMNNENDSTLQLQSHQQLLYSIAQNSSNNESAAKYAHVEVQKLLIVVTPTQRHPLQAYYLNRLAHTLKLVPPPLLWIVVEMTSQSPETADTLRKTGIIYRHLVCDKNLTEVTDVRVHQRNVALSHIETHHLDGIVFFADEDNIYATDLFDQMRQIRRFGTWLVAKVTDSRSRAVLEGPICNGTTVLGWHATESRRGFKRFYADLSGFAFNSTVLWDTKRWHRPTLEPIRQFDTPKDKFPVSTLVEQIVEDESQMEGLLQNCSRVMVWHLHVDSSSYFYPQSWLTKSNLNATASLT from the exons ATGGCATCCATCAGAAGGACCTTGTCCCCAGTTCCTCGACCTGGAACTCTGCTAAATGGCGAAGCCTGTTCAGTTTCATCTCCTTTGTCAAAGTCATCTTCTTGTGCCCCAACCCCAAGTCAAACACCATCAGGTGGAATACTGTCAATTTTGGTGGGTTCATTGGATTCTCTGGCTTTTGCACTCAGAGCTTTCTCTCAACGACCCTCTAGGCCTTACGATAGGCAAAAACCAAGAGGGCAAACTTGGAGAAGGGCattatttcatttcttcatttgttttgtcaTTGGGATGTTCATTGGAGTTACCCAATTTGCCTCAATGAATGCATCGATAAACTTCATTTCAAAGAACCATGCCATATCCTTTGAGCCGAGCACAACTTTCAGGAATAACCAGTTACAAGATGATGCAGCTAGAAATGCGACACCATTTTACAGTATGAACAATGAGAATGACTCTACCCTGCAGCTACAATCACATCAGCAGCTGTTGTATTCGATTGCTCAAAATAGCAGTAATAATGAATCAGCTGCTAaatatgcacatgtggaagttCAGAAGCTTCTGATTGTTGTGACCCCAACACAGAGACACCCACTTCAGGCCTATTATCTTAATCGTCTGGCGCATACACTGAAGCTGGTACCACCTCCTTTGTTGTGGATAGTTGTGGAGATGACCTCACAGTCTCCAGAAACAGCTGACACCTTGAGGAAGACTGGTATCATCTATCGGCATCTCGTGTGCGATAAAAATCTGACCGAGGTCACAGATGTAAGAGTTCACCAAAGGAATGTGGCGTTATCTCACATTGAAACACATCATCTTGATGGAATAGTTTTCTTCGCAGATGAGGATAATATCTATGCAACCGATCTATTTGATCAAATGAGGCAAATTAG GCGCTTTGGAACTTGGCTGGTGGCCAAAGTGACAGATAGCAGAAGCAGAGCTGTATTGGAGGGTCCCATTTGTAATGGCACTACTGTACTTGGGTGGCATGCAACTGAATCAAGGAGGGGATTCAAAAGATTTTATGCCGACTTATCAGGATTTGCCTTCAATAGCACAGTACTATGGGATACCAAGAGATGGCACAGACCCACCCTCGAACCCATTAGGCAATTTGACACACCAAAAGACAAATTCCCA GTGAGCACATTAGTTGAACAAATTGTGGAGGATGAGAGCCAGATGGAAGGCTTACTCCAAAACTGCTCAAGGGTGATGGTTTGGCATCTTCATGTGGATTCATCTAGTTACTTTTATCCACAGAGTTGGTTGACAAAGAGTAATCTCAATGCCACTGCCTCACTGACATAG